One Microbacterium esteraromaticum genomic window carries:
- a CDS encoding phosphoenolpyruvate hydrolase family protein yields MTVETPFSRSAILDRLARRRDAGEPILSASAGIGLVARSAEAAGIDLLNIQVTGISRHLGVPTTTTLGNATALTIEALPEIANVVEHTPIIGGLEATDGSRRDLRATIRRYRDLGFNGISNFPTVGSMLTWADIRRSVGEGIDRDFQLIRLAREEDLFTLAHAYTADHAAELAASGADVVVARCGATAGGMVGQPRENVSAEAACEYVQSVIDSVRRASADTYVIAHGGPFATPEDAPSLFASTDADGIHGESAIERIPIEVHVAKQVAAFKNQRIRVA; encoded by the coding sequence ATGACCGTCGAAACGCCCTTCTCGCGCTCCGCGATCCTCGATCGCCTGGCGCGACGTCGGGATGCTGGTGAACCGATCCTCTCCGCTTCCGCCGGCATCGGCCTCGTCGCCAGATCTGCTGAAGCCGCAGGAATCGATCTCTTGAATATCCAGGTCACGGGCATCTCGCGGCATCTCGGTGTGCCGACGACCACAACGCTAGGCAACGCGACCGCCCTCACGATAGAGGCCCTGCCGGAGATCGCCAACGTGGTCGAGCACACACCGATCATCGGTGGCCTCGAGGCGACCGATGGCTCGCGGCGTGACCTCCGAGCCACCATCCGCCGGTACCGCGACCTTGGTTTCAACGGCATCAGCAACTTCCCGACCGTGGGGTCGATGCTCACGTGGGCAGACATCCGCCGCTCGGTCGGCGAGGGGATCGACCGGGACTTCCAGCTCATCCGACTGGCAAGGGAAGAGGACCTCTTCACCCTCGCGCACGCCTACACCGCCGACCACGCTGCGGAACTCGCAGCATCCGGCGCAGACGTCGTGGTCGCACGGTGCGGCGCGACAGCCGGGGGTATGGTGGGCCAGCCCCGCGAGAACGTCTCGGCGGAGGCAGCCTGCGAGTACGTGCAATCGGTCATCGACTCCGTCCGCCGAGCGAGTGCCGACACCTACGTGATCGCCCACGGAGGCCCCTTCGCCACGCCAGAGGACGCACCCAGCCTGTTCGCGTCCACAGACGCGGACGGCATACACGGCGAGTCGGCCATCGAGCGCATCCCCATCGAAGTCCACGTCGCCAAGCAGGTCGCCGCGTTCAAGAACCAGCGGATCCGGGTCGCTTAG
- a CDS encoding phosphoenolpyruvate hydrolase family protein yields the protein MTVAQRFSRTEIIRRLRSEVDAGRPIIGAGCSSGLIARAAVAGGADLVIVYNTGRSRLAGLPTSATGNHANPTTMAMYREIANVVPDVPIVGGAEAADPTYLYDVPRLVDDYVRTGFDGVINFPTTGARNTHNPERDAVGLGVHRDYELVAAARAADTFTICYAYTEEQARGVTEAGADAIVPHVGWTTGGFVGAGASALELDAACERVQSFLEVARAVNPDVFVLSHGGPLEGADSTRYLYENTDAQGFLGASSVERLPVEAGIVETIHGFRQHRPRASRTTGTATNGEYA from the coding sequence ATGACCGTCGCCCAGCGTTTCAGTCGCACCGAGATCATCCGAAGGCTGCGTTCCGAGGTCGATGCGGGACGCCCGATCATCGGCGCAGGGTGCAGTTCCGGCCTCATCGCACGCGCCGCCGTAGCGGGCGGCGCCGACCTGGTGATCGTGTACAACACCGGCCGATCGCGCTTGGCGGGTCTGCCCACGAGCGCCACCGGCAATCACGCGAACCCCACCACGATGGCGATGTATCGTGAAATCGCCAACGTCGTGCCCGACGTCCCCATCGTCGGCGGCGCCGAGGCCGCCGACCCGACCTATCTCTACGACGTCCCTCGACTCGTCGACGACTACGTCCGCACCGGTTTCGACGGAGTCATCAACTTCCCCACGACCGGTGCACGCAACACCCACAACCCCGAGCGCGATGCCGTCGGGCTGGGGGTGCACCGGGATTACGAGCTCGTCGCCGCCGCTCGCGCGGCGGACACGTTCACCATCTGCTACGCGTACACGGAAGAGCAGGCGCGCGGCGTGACGGAAGCAGGTGCTGACGCCATCGTGCCGCACGTCGGCTGGACAACCGGCGGTTTCGTCGGCGCGGGCGCTTCGGCCCTCGAACTCGACGCGGCGTGCGAGCGAGTGCAGTCGTTTCTAGAGGTCGCGCGTGCCGTGAACCCCGATGTCTTCGTCCTCTCGCACGGTGGACCTCTCGAGGGCGCCGATTCGACTCGATACCTGTACGAGAACACCGATGCGCAGGGCTTCCTCGGCGCATCGAGCGTCGAGCGCCTCCCGGTCGAAGCGGGCATAGTCGAGACGATCCATGGCTTCCGTCAGCATCGTCCCCGAGCATCCCGGACAACCGGAACCGCCACGAACGGAGAGTACGCATGA
- a CDS encoding aldo/keto reductase, translating into MIEKTTTRPPMPRVTLGRTGLETSRLSIGTWGFGTGSAPAAQQNDDQVLIDVLTAAFEAGVTFIDSAEAYDNEQRLGRLLSQVETPSDLIISTKFGHGRGFSADDFRRSAERSLAQLHLEQIPIMMVHDPRDDDDMDTILGPGGALEGLRKLQDEGLVAHIGVATATLSPLQRAVDTGEFDFLQIARLYTLLNPAAKTSGLLAAAREKGMAVCNASPFGGNILATGTANPHALYTYRPALPEVREAVQRMEARCEELGITIAEAAMSYSLTQPDIDVTIVGVTSTRELGWDLDALKVTTTRDEIESIARAGEIDPALLGGPTFRTAWPADRVPEN; encoded by the coding sequence ATGATCGAGAAGACAACGACCCGCCCGCCAATGCCCCGGGTGACCCTCGGCCGCACAGGCCTGGAGACATCACGCCTGTCCATCGGGACATGGGGATTCGGGACAGGCAGCGCGCCAGCTGCGCAGCAGAACGACGACCAGGTGCTCATCGACGTGCTCACCGCCGCTTTCGAGGCGGGAGTCACCTTCATCGATTCCGCCGAAGCCTACGACAATGAGCAGCGTCTGGGCCGACTGCTGTCTCAAGTCGAGACTCCATCCGACCTCATCATCTCGACGAAGTTCGGCCACGGCCGGGGTTTTTCGGCCGATGACTTCCGACGCAGCGCCGAGCGCAGCCTGGCTCAGCTGCACCTGGAGCAGATCCCGATCATGATGGTTCACGACCCCCGGGATGATGACGACATGGACACCATCCTCGGTCCGGGAGGTGCGCTCGAGGGGCTGCGCAAACTGCAGGATGAGGGACTCGTCGCACACATCGGTGTCGCCACGGCAACACTCTCCCCGCTGCAGCGTGCCGTCGACACCGGCGAGTTCGACTTCCTCCAGATAGCGCGGCTGTACACCTTGCTGAATCCCGCGGCCAAGACGAGTGGTCTGCTCGCCGCCGCCCGCGAGAAGGGCATGGCGGTCTGCAACGCCTCCCCCTTCGGCGGCAACATCCTCGCCACGGGAACGGCGAACCCCCATGCGCTGTATACCTACCGTCCTGCGCTGCCCGAGGTGCGCGAAGCAGTGCAGCGCATGGAGGCACGGTGCGAGGAGCTCGGGATCACCATTGCCGAGGCGGCGATGTCCTACTCGCTCACCCAGCCCGACATCGATGTCACGATCGTCGGGGTGACGAGCACCCGCGAACTGGGCTGGGATCTCGACGCGCTGAAGGTGACGACAACCCGCGACGAGATCGAGTCGATCGCGCGCGCAGGCGAGATCGATCCCGCGCTGCTGGGTGGGCCGACGTTCCGCACGGCGTGGCCGGCTGATCGCGTCCCTGAGAACTGA
- a CDS encoding aldehyde dehydrogenase family protein encodes MPDVLATPAQDDLVVVDKFTGEEIAVLPQLTAEQALDALDIAQTATATAAALSRHRRAAILDGAAMLLRERSESVSQLIVSEAGKTIRQARKEVSRAVNTLLLSAAEARRNAGEVIPFDSFPGDENRLGWYSREPLGLIVAITPYNDALNLVAHKLGPALAGGNAVLLKPSQQTPLTAQLLVDLLYESGLPDNVITVVRGNRQVAQALVRARNVRMVSFTGGFATGQAIAASAGIKKLAMELGGNAPVLVFEDADLELAVKAAVSGSFWAAGQNCIGAQRILVQRSVFPAFLKAFVAATERLVSGNPRLDATDVGPMISAQAAETARTKIQEAVADGATLLTGGVRNGSVLTPAVLTGVPRTCRLWHEEVFAPIVVVEPFDDERSAILAANDSDYALQAGVFTSDLDRALRVAESIDAGGVMINDSSDYRLDSMPFGGSKYGSMGREGVRFAYEEMTQPKVVAISRSSARG; translated from the coding sequence ATGCCTGACGTGCTCGCCACGCCCGCACAGGACGACCTCGTCGTCGTCGACAAGTTCACCGGTGAAGAGATCGCCGTCCTCCCCCAGCTCACGGCCGAGCAGGCCCTGGACGCACTGGACATCGCCCAGACGGCCACGGCGACCGCGGCCGCGCTCTCGCGTCACCGGCGCGCGGCGATCCTGGACGGCGCCGCGATGCTGCTGCGGGAGCGCTCGGAGAGCGTGTCGCAGCTCATCGTCTCGGAAGCCGGCAAGACCATCCGCCAGGCGCGGAAGGAGGTCTCCCGCGCAGTCAACACGCTTCTCCTCTCCGCGGCGGAGGCACGACGCAACGCCGGCGAGGTCATCCCCTTCGACTCCTTCCCCGGCGACGAGAACCGTCTGGGCTGGTACTCACGCGAGCCGCTCGGCCTGATCGTCGCCATCACCCCCTACAACGACGCGCTGAACCTCGTCGCGCACAAGCTCGGTCCGGCGCTCGCCGGTGGCAACGCGGTGCTGTTGAAGCCCTCGCAGCAGACGCCTCTCACCGCCCAGCTCCTCGTCGATCTGCTCTACGAGTCCGGGCTCCCCGACAACGTCATCACGGTCGTGCGAGGAAACCGGCAGGTGGCGCAGGCCCTGGTGCGGGCGAGGAATGTGCGGATGGTCTCGTTCACGGGCGGGTTCGCCACCGGCCAGGCGATCGCCGCCTCCGCCGGCATCAAGAAGCTGGCCATGGAGCTCGGCGGCAACGCGCCCGTCCTCGTGTTCGAGGACGCCGATCTCGAGCTCGCCGTCAAGGCTGCGGTCTCAGGCTCCTTCTGGGCGGCGGGTCAGAACTGCATCGGCGCGCAGCGCATCCTCGTGCAGCGATCCGTGTTCCCTGCCTTCCTGAAGGCGTTCGTCGCGGCGACCGAGAGGCTCGTCTCGGGGAACCCCCGACTCGATGCCACGGATGTCGGCCCGATGATCAGCGCACAGGCGGCGGAGACCGCGCGCACGAAGATCCAGGAAGCGGTCGCAGACGGAGCCACGCTGCTCACGGGGGGAGTGCGGAACGGCTCGGTGCTGACTCCCGCTGTCCTGACGGGCGTCCCGCGCACGTGCCGCCTCTGGCACGAGGAGGTCTTCGCCCCGATCGTCGTGGTGGAGCCCTTCGACGATGAGCGATCCGCGATCCTCGCCGCCAACGACAGCGACTATGCCCTGCAGGCCGGCGTCTTCACCAGCGACCTGGATCGTGCGCTCCGGGTCGCAGAGTCGATCGACGCCGGCGGTGTGATGATCAACGACTCTTCGGACTACCGGCTCGACTCCATGCCCTTCGGAGGCAGCAAGTACGGGTCGATGGGGCGGGAGGGCGTGCGCTTCGCGTACGAGGAGATGACCCAGCCGAAGGTCGTGGCGATCTCACGATCGAGCGCAAGGGGCTGA
- a CDS encoding homoserine dehydrogenase, with protein sequence MRTYNLALIGFGGVNRALAQLIAEDPTRFAHLGFELKVVAITDLLMGSLVQSEGVDLGAVQSLPRGETFESFAGGSATADNERIIRDSPADIVVEATFTDPTDGEPAASHVRWALDSGKSVTTTNKGPVAFHAEALTKLAADNGALFAYEGAVLSGTPVLGLARDQLAGLTIRGFQGILNGTSNYVIGRMEAGLTLESAVREAQAEGYAEADPTADIGGSDVQLKVAILANELLGAGISPADVDATGITGIAPDDIIDAAREGRRYKLIGSARRTEDGGIIATVAPRALEADHPLAHVPGATNAVSFETDLLGTVTITGPGAGRIETAFALITDIIAIHSHEKEKVDA encoded by the coding sequence ATGCGCACGTACAACCTGGCACTCATCGGATTCGGGGGCGTCAACCGTGCTCTCGCCCAGCTCATCGCCGAAGATCCGACCCGCTTCGCGCATCTGGGCTTCGAGCTCAAGGTCGTCGCGATCACCGATCTGCTGATGGGGTCGCTCGTTCAGAGCGAAGGCGTCGATCTGGGAGCGGTGCAGTCGCTGCCCAGAGGGGAGACGTTCGAGTCGTTCGCCGGCGGGTCCGCGACTGCCGACAACGAGCGCATCATCCGGGACAGCCCCGCCGACATCGTGGTCGAGGCCACCTTCACCGATCCGACCGACGGAGAACCCGCGGCCTCTCATGTGCGCTGGGCGCTGGACTCGGGCAAGAGCGTGACGACCACGAACAAGGGTCCTGTCGCCTTCCACGCCGAGGCGCTCACGAAGCTCGCCGCAGACAACGGCGCTCTGTTCGCGTACGAGGGGGCCGTGCTCAGCGGCACGCCCGTGCTCGGACTCGCGCGCGATCAGCTCGCCGGCCTGACGATCCGCGGCTTCCAGGGGATCCTGAACGGCACCTCGAACTACGTGATCGGCCGAATGGAGGCCGGGCTCACACTGGAGAGCGCAGTCAGGGAAGCACAGGCCGAAGGCTACGCGGAGGCCGACCCCACCGCAGACATCGGCGGATCCGATGTGCAGCTCAAGGTGGCGATCCTTGCGAACGAGCTGCTCGGCGCCGGCATCTCGCCCGCCGACGTCGATGCCACCGGGATCACCGGCATCGCGCCAGACGACATCATCGACGCCGCTCGCGAGGGCAGGCGCTACAAGCTCATCGGATCCGCCCGTCGAACGGAGGACGGCGGGATCATCGCGACGGTCGCGCCGCGGGCGCTCGAGGCCGACCACCCGCTCGCTCATGTCCCCGGCGCGACCAACGCCGTCTCGTTCGAGACCGATCTGCTGGGAACGGTCACCATCACCGGCCCCGGAGCCGGACGCATCGAGACGGCCTTCGCGCTGATCACCGACATCATCGCCATCCACTCTCACGAGAAGGAGAAGGTCGATGCCTGA
- a CDS encoding Lrp/AsnC family transcriptional regulator: MRDLDAIDVRIISELRADARVSLARLGEMVHLSRNAVSQRIKRLERDEHILGYTISERHPGERPRVSATLLVHRHDRVRGVDVITAIDAIPEVVLSDVVTGELDLILRVEAADPERLREVWMMIAALPGVRDITTALSLRTTTNRRF; this comes from the coding sequence ATGCGTGATCTCGATGCCATCGATGTGAGGATCATCTCGGAGCTCCGTGCCGACGCCCGAGTCAGCCTGGCCCGACTCGGCGAGATGGTCCATCTCTCCCGAAACGCCGTGAGCCAGCGGATCAAACGTCTCGAGCGCGATGAGCACATCCTGGGGTACACGATCTCCGAACGGCACCCCGGCGAACGACCTCGTGTCAGCGCGACGCTGCTCGTCCACCGGCATGACCGCGTGCGCGGAGTCGATGTCATCACCGCCATCGACGCGATCCCGGAAGTCGTCCTGAGCGATGTGGTCACGGGCGAGCTCGATCTCATCCTGCGGGTGGAGGCCGCGGACCCCGAACGCCTCCGCGAGGTCTGGATGATGATCGCTGCCCTTCCCGGAGTACGGGACATCACCACGGCGTTGTCGCTGCGGACGACGACGAACCGCAGATTCTGA
- a CDS encoding NAD(P)/FAD-dependent oxidoreductase: MKPQRVVIVGAGIVGLSTAYFLQDRGVEITVVDRVGVAAGASWGNAGWLAPALTVPLPEPAMLRYGAGAMFRRDAALSIPRLFDPLLIRFLAGFAIHSAPSAWRSAMAVFTEMNRVSADAFDELTDGAVDEPTHLAEPLLNGFVSDRARDALARAFDAVVRAGGEADYDVVDGDELRAIEPVLSDRVTTGLRLHGQRYIDPPRFVDSLARAVRGRGGEIIGGFDVTDIRDGARGAEVRGAGGQSLAADAVVIANGAWLGELARSFGVRQPVQPGKGYSFSVVPETMPTHPIDFPGQHVACTPLGDRFRISGVMELSSVDRPFDPRRLASVVTAVRPMLTGIDWEDRREEWFGARPCTPDGLPLIGPTRSPRVFVAGGHGMWGVTLGPLTGRYIASAITGGPADPLMRMFDPLR, translated from the coding sequence GTGAAGCCACAACGGGTCGTCATCGTCGGAGCCGGGATCGTCGGACTCTCGACCGCCTATTTCCTCCAGGATCGCGGTGTCGAGATCACCGTCGTCGACCGGGTCGGCGTCGCGGCTGGTGCGTCCTGGGGCAACGCCGGATGGCTGGCGCCCGCGCTGACCGTCCCGCTGCCCGAGCCGGCCATGCTCCGCTACGGCGCCGGCGCGATGTTCCGCCGTGACGCCGCCCTGAGCATCCCGAGGCTCTTCGATCCGCTGCTCATCCGCTTCCTCGCCGGATTCGCGATCCACTCTGCGCCCTCGGCCTGGCGGTCGGCGATGGCCGTGTTCACCGAGATGAATCGGGTGAGCGCGGACGCGTTCGACGAGCTCACCGATGGCGCGGTCGACGAACCAACGCATCTCGCCGAGCCGTTGCTCAACGGCTTCGTCTCCGACAGGGCGAGGGATGCTCTGGCGCGGGCATTCGACGCGGTCGTCAGAGCCGGTGGCGAAGCCGACTACGACGTCGTCGACGGGGACGAGCTTCGTGCCATCGAACCGGTGCTCAGCGACCGGGTCACGACGGGCCTCCGATTGCACGGCCAGCGCTACATCGATCCGCCACGATTCGTGGACTCCCTCGCCCGCGCCGTCCGCGGCCGCGGCGGCGAGATCATAGGCGGCTTCGACGTCACGGACATCCGCGACGGCGCGCGCGGCGCCGAGGTGAGGGGAGCCGGTGGGCAGTCGCTGGCGGCGGATGCGGTGGTCATCGCGAACGGTGCGTGGCTCGGCGAACTGGCGCGGTCGTTCGGCGTCCGGCAGCCGGTGCAGCCCGGGAAGGGCTACAGCTTCAGCGTCGTGCCCGAGACCATGCCAACCCACCCCATCGACTTCCCCGGTCAGCATGTCGCGTGCACTCCGCTGGGAGATCGGTTCCGGATCAGCGGCGTGATGGAGTTGAGCTCCGTCGACCGGCCGTTCGATCCTCGCCGGCTCGCCTCCGTCGTCACCGCCGTCCGCCCGATGCTCACCGGCATCGACTGGGAGGACCGCAGGGAGGAGTGGTTCGGTGCCCGCCCCTGCACTCCCGACGGCCTGCCGCTGATCGGCCCCACCAGGTCCCCGCGCGTCTTCGTCGCGGGAGGCCACGGAATGTGGGGCGTCACGCTCGGGCCGCTGACCGGACGCTACATCGCCTCCGCGATCACCGGCGGACCGGCGGATCCCCTGATGCGCATGTTCGACCCGCTCCGCTAG
- a CDS encoding S9 family peptidase, with amino-acid sequence MKRAPALEDLDLFQLPSDPVLSPDGQRVVYSVRTVSTRTDEHEHALWLLDVPSNRSSALTDGPTDVSPRWSPDGETIAFLRDVDGVPQIHLLRTSTDADPVPVTGLPQGAGAPVWSPDGGRIAFSAPVDPAGGSRDAASPIVVRALGYKNDGSEMSMARSQVHVLDLATLECRALTAVEWNTRRVSWHPDGESLLTVGGGQPDADRLATSGVYRLDARAADPAEPEILALEDGAALAAWWTRSGDGLIVVGREHPGAGHQHLLRADRDGRVVDNLTAALDRNLVLGSPGYPGAMPGEGDGGIIYFCARDGGATQLFSIARTGAVQHVRGSATEVIAGMSVAGGRAAIVSVTPTSPGAVVVVDLSNGEELARSTENSGAVAEIEFLVPRERAFVLRNGRTVHGWVMRHPSAPDQGPLLLDIHGGPHNAWNGVIDQSHYYQQVLAARGWTILTVNPVGSDGYGEAFFNDNVGSWGHGDEDDFLEPIDALVAEGMVDPQRLAVAGYSYGGYSTCWLTSHTDRFAAAIAGGLICDAVGVTSSDEGGPEILCELGATPWGDQEKLRAQSPYLSVGAVRTPTLILHGEADKRCPLDQAERWFVSLRAQGVTTEMVVYPGASHLFVVTGRPSHRVDYGRRLVAWLDEFVSS; translated from the coding sequence ATGAAGCGCGCGCCCGCCCTCGAAGACCTCGACCTCTTCCAGCTCCCATCCGATCCCGTCCTGTCGCCGGACGGGCAGCGAGTCGTCTACTCGGTGCGCACCGTCAGCACCCGCACCGACGAACACGAGCACGCCCTGTGGCTGCTGGATGTCCCGAGCAATCGATCGTCGGCGTTGACCGACGGCCCTACGGATGTCTCTCCCCGCTGGTCGCCCGACGGCGAGACGATCGCGTTTCTCCGAGATGTCGACGGCGTTCCTCAGATCCACCTCCTGCGAACGTCCACTGACGCAGACCCGGTCCCCGTCACGGGGCTGCCCCAGGGGGCCGGAGCTCCCGTGTGGAGTCCGGATGGCGGGCGGATCGCCTTCAGCGCGCCGGTGGACCCGGCAGGCGGCTCTCGTGATGCCGCGTCGCCGATCGTCGTGCGCGCCCTCGGGTACAAGAACGACGGCAGCGAGATGAGCATGGCGCGCTCCCAGGTGCACGTCCTCGACCTCGCGACGCTCGAGTGCCGAGCGCTGACCGCCGTCGAATGGAACACCAGGCGCGTCTCCTGGCATCCAGACGGAGAATCCCTCCTGACCGTCGGCGGAGGACAACCAGACGCCGACCGCCTGGCCACCAGCGGCGTGTATCGACTGGATGCACGCGCCGCCGACCCCGCGGAGCCGGAAATCCTGGCGCTGGAGGACGGCGCCGCTCTGGCTGCCTGGTGGACGCGATCCGGCGACGGCCTCATCGTGGTCGGACGAGAGCATCCAGGCGCCGGCCATCAGCATCTGCTGCGAGCGGACCGTGATGGCCGTGTGGTCGACAACCTGACGGCGGCCCTCGACCGCAATCTCGTCCTCGGCTCTCCCGGCTACCCCGGCGCGATGCCAGGGGAGGGGGACGGTGGCATCATCTACTTCTGCGCGCGGGACGGGGGTGCGACGCAGCTGTTCTCGATCGCGCGCACGGGAGCGGTGCAGCACGTCAGGGGATCTGCGACGGAGGTGATCGCCGGGATGTCGGTCGCGGGCGGTCGAGCCGCGATCGTCAGCGTGACGCCGACGTCGCCCGGCGCCGTCGTCGTCGTGGACCTGTCGAACGGCGAGGAGCTGGCCCGCAGCACCGAGAACAGCGGTGCCGTCGCCGAGATCGAGTTCCTCGTGCCGCGAGAGCGCGCGTTCGTGCTCCGCAACGGCAGAACCGTTCACGGATGGGTCATGCGGCATCCGTCCGCTCCCGACCAGGGTCCGCTGCTGCTCGACATCCACGGCGGGCCGCACAACGCCTGGAACGGCGTGATCGACCAATCCCACTACTACCAGCAGGTGCTCGCCGCCCGGGGCTGGACCATCCTCACCGTGAACCCGGTGGGCAGCGACGGATATGGCGAGGCGTTCTTCAACGACAACGTCGGGTCGTGGGGGCATGGCGACGAGGATGACTTCCTCGAGCCCATCGATGCGCTGGTCGCCGAGGGCATGGTCGATCCACAGCGGCTCGCGGTGGCCGGATACAGCTACGGCGGATACTCGACCTGCTGGCTGACGTCGCACACGGATCGCTTCGCAGCAGCGATCGCCGGTGGCCTGATCTGCGACGCTGTCGGCGTGACGTCCTCGGACGAGGGGGGACCCGAGATCCTCTGCGAGCTCGGCGCCACGCCCTGGGGAGACCAGGAGAAGCTCAGGGCGCAGTCGCCCTACCTCTCCGTCGGCGCGGTGAGAACCCCGACGCTCATCCTCCACGGCGAGGCGGACAAGCGCTGCCCGCTGGATCAGGCGGAGCGGTGGTTCGTGTCGTTGCGCGCACAAGGCGTCACCACCGAGATGGTCGTCTATCCGGGGGCATCGCACCTGTTCGTGGTCACCGGTCGGCCGTCGCACCGTGTCGACTACGGTCGACGGCTCGTCGCCTGGCTGGACGAGTTCGTGAGCTCGTGA
- a CDS encoding ABC transporter substrate-binding protein, which yields MNPFTMLNQASFDLAQIQYESLVMPTAPDGADGPGLAEKWTVDGNTWTFELRPDLKWSDGEDLTAEDVAWNYNTIMTNPKLAISNGNLGDNLASVTAVDEDTVEIVTETPQAINPGKLYIVPKHIWADMESPETYENTEDVVGSGPFVMSAYSRGVSAHMKANPYNWRGAPKLDGIEVISYKNKDAEVLALKSGEIDWSNRLTASQFDSLAGAANIEPVETGGGRYLGLSMNVGSTTLDGTPMGDGAAVLQDVVVRKAIRQALDTQQLVDKVLNGHGWTGPEILGPPTKPYYSDYEDIVDPYSPDAANEALDNAGYTKGADGYRMDKEGKPINLRLTFDGSGAAEPQIASFIEPWLKEIGIKVTLMPQSIDQRDQERHSGNYDLTLNGWGNPIDPDYMLYINTCGSRAPAADGAGNGSADNWCDPEFDELYKQQHVELDQDKRTKLVQDALSIHYEAAVVAVLYYPAALQAYRTDRIAHVTKIQNDFTAYQTFHDLTLVSQEEGTSSSSSSGEGASWPWIVAIAALVVVAGIVTIVVIRRRQTATDRE from the coding sequence ATGAACCCCTTCACCATGCTCAACCAGGCTTCTTTCGACCTGGCGCAGATCCAGTACGAATCCCTGGTGATGCCGACGGCACCCGATGGTGCGGACGGCCCTGGCCTGGCGGAGAAGTGGACGGTCGACGGCAACACCTGGACGTTCGAGCTTCGGCCTGACCTGAAGTGGTCGGATGGTGAGGACCTGACGGCGGAGGACGTCGCCTGGAACTACAACACCATCATGACCAACCCCAAGCTCGCCATCAGCAACGGGAACCTGGGAGACAACCTCGCCTCCGTCACCGCCGTCGACGAGGACACCGTCGAGATCGTCACCGAGACCCCTCAGGCGATCAACCCCGGAAAGCTCTACATCGTCCCGAAGCACATCTGGGCCGACATGGAGAGCCCGGAGACCTACGAGAACACCGAGGATGTCGTGGGATCGGGGCCCTTCGTCATGAGCGCGTACTCCCGAGGGGTCTCTGCGCACATGAAGGCCAACCCGTACAACTGGCGAGGGGCTCCCAAGCTGGACGGCATCGAGGTCATCAGTTACAAGAACAAGGACGCGGAGGTGCTGGCGCTCAAGTCCGGGGAGATCGATTGGTCCAACCGGCTCACCGCGTCGCAGTTCGACTCTCTGGCCGGCGCGGCGAACATCGAGCCCGTCGAGACCGGAGGAGGGCGCTACCTCGGCCTTTCCATGAACGTGGGGTCGACGACTCTCGATGGCACGCCGATGGGCGACGGCGCTGCTGTCCTTCAGGACGTGGTGGTCCGCAAGGCGATTCGACAGGCCCTCGACACGCAGCAGCTGGTCGACAAGGTGCTCAATGGGCACGGCTGGACGGGGCCGGAGATTCTGGGTCCGCCGACGAAGCCGTACTACAGCGACTACGAGGACATCGTCGACCCCTACTCGCCGGATGCCGCGAACGAGGCACTCGACAACGCCGGGTACACGAAGGGTGCCGACGGCTATCGGATGGACAAGGAAGGCAAGCCGATCAACCTGCGGCTCACGTTCGACGGCTCCGGTGCAGCCGAACCGCAGATCGCCTCGTTCATCGAGCCGTGGCTCAAGGAGATCGGCATCAAGGTCACGCTGATGCCGCAGAGCATCGACCAGCGCGACCAGGAGCGACACTCGGGCAACTACGACCTCACGCTCAACGGCTGGGGCAACCCGATCGACCCCGACTACATGCTGTACATCAACACGTGCGGTTCGAGGGCTCCGGCGGCAGACGGTGCCGGCAACGGCAGCGCCGACAACTGGTGCGACCCCGAATTCGATGAGCTGTACAAGCAGCAGCACGTCGAACTCGACCAGGACAAGCGCACGAAGCTGGTGCAGGACGCGCTTTCCATCCACTACGAGGCGGCCGTCGTCGCCGTCCTCTACTACCCGGCTGCTCTGCAGGCGTACCGCACGGACCGGATCGCTCATGTGACCAAGATCCAGAACGATTTCACCGCCTACCAGACCTTCCACGACCTCACCCTGGTGAGCCAGGAAGAGGGCACGTCGTCCTCCTCCTCGTCGGGGGAGGGAGCGAGCTGGCCATGGATCGTCGCGATCGCCGCTCTGGTGGTCGTCGCGGGCATCGTGACCATCGTGGTCATCCGTCGTCGGCAGACCGCGACGGACCGAGAGTAG